A genomic segment from Solenopsis invicta isolate M01_SB chromosome 5, UNIL_Sinv_3.0, whole genome shotgun sequence encodes:
- the LOC120357721 gene encoding uncharacterized protein LOC120357721, with protein sequence MANYYVPIQAEACEKKLSPLEPKYTPRILGRRFALTPTAYKYLDIGISAGPISFVELIIGDNRGNQIILLYEPWKAVLQRRADIEQLVHATAAASLTICNLTIQVVNVSNGTIVKLTSCGTCMYMKPSTILFLLEIEHCVEHAYYQLYQNIYAVNEKYKHFVSLLRKNCVNNKCDAAKLLREMYDKTSLIDCELLMYALDNIVYNALHV encoded by the exons atGGCGAATTACTACGTTCCGATCCAGGCTGAAgcgtgtgaaaaaaaatt atcaCCTTTGGAACCAAAGTATACGCCTCGCATTCTGGGAAGGAGATTCGCATTGACGCCTACAGCTTATAAATATCTTGACATTGGGATCAGCGCAGGGCCGATTTCCTTTGTCGAATTAATTATCGGAGACAACCGAGGCAACCAAATAATTCTACTTTACGAACCGTGGAAGGCAGTGCTTCAAAGACGTGCGGACATCGAGCAACTTGTGCATGCAACTGCTGCGGCATCACTCACCATTTGCAATTTAACTATACAAGTTGTAAATGTGAGCAATGGAACTATAGTAAAGTTGACGTCGTGTGGTACTTGCATGTACATGAAACCGTCaactatattgtttttattggaAATCGAGCATTGCGTCGAGCATGCGTATTACCAGTTATACCAGAATATATATGCTgtaaacgaaaaatataaacattttgtatctCTTTTGCGCAAAAATTGTGTTAACAATAAGTGCGATGCGGCGAAATTGTTACGCGAAATGTATGATAAAACTTCACTCATAGACTGTGAACTATTAATGTACGCTTTGgacaatattgtatataatgccttacacgtttaa